From a single Rutidosis leptorrhynchoides isolate AG116_Rl617_1_P2 chromosome 5, CSIRO_AGI_Rlap_v1, whole genome shotgun sequence genomic region:
- the LOC139847031 gene encoding DNA mismatch repair protein MSH2 isoform X2 has product MDGDLQDHNKLPELKLDAKQAQGFLTFFKRLSNDVKAVRFFDRRDYFTAHGENASFIAKTYYHTTTVLRQISNGSDSLSSVSVSKNMFETIVRDLLLERTDHSLELYEGSGSNWRLTKKGTPGNLGSFEDILFANHDMQDSPVIVALLPNFRDNGCTVGLAYVDLAKRVLGIAEFLDDNHFTNVESALVALGCKECILPTEVIKSSECKPLCDAMLKCGVMVIERKKVEFKGRDLAQDLGRLVKGSSEPVRDLVSAFEIASGALGVLLSYAELLSDENNYGNYSMNQYNINKFMRLDSAAMRALNVMESKTDANKNFSLFGLMNRTCTSGMGRRLLHMWLKQPLLDVTEINVRLDLVHAFVEDTALRQDLRQHLKRICDIERMMRNIEKRRASLLHIVKLYQSSIRLPYIKSAMERYDGQFASLVKERYMDQLNDLTDDNHLSKFIGLVEVSVDLEQLENGEYMISPGYDSQLSDLKDEQESLEQQIHDLHKKTAEDLDLPVDKALKLDKGTQYGHVFRITKKEEPKVRTKLNSRFIVLETRKDGVKFTNTNLKKLGDQYLKVLEDYKSCQKELVARVVATAATFSEETGDIVLEGSRHPCVEAQDWVNFIPNDCKLVRGESWFQIITGPNMGGKSTFIRQVGVNILMAQVGCFVPCDKASISVRDCIFARVGAGDCQLRGVSTFMQEMLETASILKGATDKSLIIIDELGRGTSTYDGFGLAWAICEHLVEVIKAPTLFATHFHELTALAHANSGQLSGISNYHVSAHIDSSSRKLTMLYKVEPGACDQSFGIHVAEFANFPESVVSLAREKAAELEDFSPVSIVSNEAEQEVGCKRKKPSEPDDMAIGASRARQFLKDFTELPLDKMEFKQALQELKRLKNELQNDSTNCKWLQQFL; this is encoded by the exons ATGGATGGCGATTTACAGGATCACAACAAACTTCCAGAACTCAAATTAG ACGCTAAACAAGCTCAAGGATTTCTCACTTTTTTTAAGAGATTATCGAAT GATGTGAAGGCTGTTCGCTTTTTCGATCGACGG GATTATTTCACCGCTCATGGTGAGAATGCATCGTTTATTGCAAAAACATATTACCATACTACAACTGTCTTAAGACAGATCAGCAATGGGTCCGATTCTTTATCTAGTGTTAGCGTAAGCAAAAATATGTTTGAAACGATTGTTCGTGATCTTCTGTTAGAGAGAACTGATCATAGTCTTGAGCTGTACGAGGGTAGCGGCTCAAACTGGAGATTAACGAAAAAGGGAACCCCTGGTAATCTTGGCAGCTTTGAAGATATTCTGTTTGCCAATCATGATATGCAGGACTCTCCAGTTATTGTTGCTTTACTTCCGAACTTTCGTGATAATGGGTGCACTGTTGGTTTGGCTTATGTTGATTTAGCGAAACGGGTACTTGGAATTGCTGAATTTCTTGATGATAACCATTTTACAAATGTTGAATCTGCTTTAGTTGCTTTGGGCTGCAAAGAATGTATACTTCCAACTGAGGTTATAAAATCAAGTGAGTGTAAACCGTTGTGTGATGCAATGTTGAAATGTGGTGTGATGGTAATTGAGAGAAAAAAAGTCGAGTTTAAAGGACGGGATTTAGCACAGGATCTTGGTAGGCTAGTCAAAGGTTCAAGTGAACCTGTTCGTGATCTAGTTTCGGCGTTTGAAATTGCATCTGGGGCTTTAGGTGTGTTACTGTCGTATGCTGAGTTACTTTCTGATGAAAACAACTATGGGAACTATAGTATGAACCAGTATAATATTAACAAGTTTATGAGATTAGACTCTGCTGCTATGAGGGCATTAAATGTGATGGAGAGTAAAACAGATGCAAATAAAAACTTTAGCTTGTTTGGTCTCATGAATAGAACGTGTACATCTGGCATGGGTAGAAGGTTACTACACATGTGGCTAAAGCAACCTTTGTTAGATGTTACGGAGATAAATGTACGGTTAGATTTAGTACATGCTTTTGTGGAGGATACTGCTTTACGTCAAGACCTGAGGCAGCACTTGAAGAGGATATGTGATATTGAGCGAATGATGCGAAATATCGAGAAGCGGAGGGCTAGTTTGCTGCATATTGTCAAGCTTTATCAG TCAAGCATCAGACTTCCATACATTAAAAGTGCTATGGAACGATACGATGGTCAGTTTGCATCACTTGTTAAGGAAAGATACATGGATCAACTTAATGATTTGACTGATGATAATCACCTCAGTAAGTTTATTGGTCTCGTGGAGGTTTCTGTCGACCTTGAACAACTCGAGAATGGTGAATACATGATTTCACCTGGTTACGACTCTCAGTTGTCAGATCTAAAAGACGAGCAAGAGTCACTAGAACAACAAATACATGATTTGCATAAAAAAACTGCCGAAGATCTTGATCTACCTGTTGACAAGGCTTTAAAACTAGACAAGGGTACACAATATGGACATGTTTTTAGAATCACAAAGAAAGAAGAACCTAAAGTAAGGACGAAGCTCAATTCCCGCTTTATTGTTCTTGAAACGCGAAAAGATGGCGTAAAATTTACAAATACGAACCTCAAGAAATTAGGCGACCAGTATTTGAAGGTACTGGAGGATTATAAGAGTTGTCAGAAGGAGCTGGTAGCCAGAGTTGTTGCAACTGCAGCTACTTTTTCTGAG GAAACAGGAGATATTGTATTAGAAGGAAGTAGACACCCATGTGTGGAAGCTCAAGACTGGGTGAACTTTATACCAAATGATTGCAAACTT GTTAGGGGAGAGAGTTGGTTTCAAATTATCACAGGGCCTAACATGGGTGGAAAATCCACATTTATACGTCAG GTTGGTGTGAACATTCTTATGGCACAAGTGGGTTGTTTTGTTCCTTGTGACAAAGCTAGCATTTCTGTTCGTGACTGTATTTTTGCCCGTGTTGGTGCTGGTGACTGTCAG TTACGTGGAGTGTCTACGTTTATGCAAGAAATGCTCGAGACAGCGTCAATTTTGAAAGGTGCAACTGATAAGTCACTGATTATTATTGATGAGTTGGGTCGTGGAACTTCGACTTATGACGGATTTG GTTTAGCTTGGGCTATTTGTGAGCACTTGGTTGAAGTGATTAAAGCACCTACTTTGTTTGCTACTCATTTTCATGAGTTGACTGCATTAGCTCATGCCAATTCTGGTCAACTTTCTGGTATATCAAATTACCATGTCAGTGCACACATCGACTCCTCAAGCCGAAAACTAACAATGCTTTACAAG GTTGAACCAGGGGCTTGTGATCAAAGTTTTGGAATCCATGTTGCCGAGTTTGCAAACTTTCCAGAAAGCGTCGTTTCTCTTGCTAGAGAAAAAGCTGCCGAATTGGAGGATTTTTCACCTGTTTCGATTGTATCAAATGAGGCTGAACAAGAG GTTGGTTGTAAGCGTAAGAAACCATCTGAACCGGACGACATGGCCATAGGTGCTTCCCGGGCTCGCCAGTTCTTAAAAGACTTTACTGAACTACCACTTGACAAAATGGAGTTTAAGCAGGCTTTGCAAGAGCTTAAAAGGTTAAAAAATGAGTTGCAGAATGATTCCACCAACTGTAAATGGCTCCAGCAATTCCTTTAG
- the LOC139847031 gene encoding DNA mismatch repair protein MSH2 isoform X1, with amino-acid sequence MDGDLQDHNKLPELKLDAKQAQGFLTFFKRLSNDVKAVRFFDRRDYFTAHGENASFIAKTYYHTTTVLRQISNGSDSLSSVSVSKNMFETIVRDLLLERTDHSLELYEGSGSNWRLTKKGTPGNLGSFEDILFANHDMQDSPVIVALLPNFRDNGCTVGLAYVDLAKRVLGIAEFLDDNHFTNVESALVALGCKECILPTEVIKSSECKPLCDAMLKCGVMVIERKKVEFKGRDLAQDLGRLVKGSSEPVRDLVSAFEIASGALGVLLSYAELLSDENNYGNYSMNQYNINKFMRLDSAAMRALNVMESKTDANKNFSLFGLMNRTCTSGMGRRLLHMWLKQPLLDVTEINVRLDLVHAFVEDTALRQDLRQHLKRICDIERMMRNIEKRRASLLHIVKLYQSSIRLPYIKSAMERYDGQFASLVKERYMDQLNDLTDDNHLSKFIGLVEVSVDLEQLENGEYMISPGYDSQLSDLKDEQESLEQQIHDLHKKTAEDLDLPVDKALKLDKGTQYGHVFRITKKEEPKVRTKLNSRFIVLETRKDGVKFTNTNLKKLGDQYLKVLEDYKSCQKELVARVVATAATFSEVFEGLASLLSELDVLLSFADLAASSPTPYTRPEITTGETGDIVLEGSRHPCVEAQDWVNFIPNDCKLVRGESWFQIITGPNMGGKSTFIRQVGVNILMAQVGCFVPCDKASISVRDCIFARVGAGDCQLRGVSTFMQEMLETASILKGATDKSLIIIDELGRGTSTYDGFGLAWAICEHLVEVIKAPTLFATHFHELTALAHANSGQLSGISNYHVSAHIDSSSRKLTMLYKVEPGACDQSFGIHVAEFANFPESVVSLAREKAAELEDFSPVSIVSNEAEQEVGCKRKKPSEPDDMAIGASRARQFLKDFTELPLDKMEFKQALQELKRLKNELQNDSTNCKWLQQFL; translated from the exons ATGGATGGCGATTTACAGGATCACAACAAACTTCCAGAACTCAAATTAG ACGCTAAACAAGCTCAAGGATTTCTCACTTTTTTTAAGAGATTATCGAAT GATGTGAAGGCTGTTCGCTTTTTCGATCGACGG GATTATTTCACCGCTCATGGTGAGAATGCATCGTTTATTGCAAAAACATATTACCATACTACAACTGTCTTAAGACAGATCAGCAATGGGTCCGATTCTTTATCTAGTGTTAGCGTAAGCAAAAATATGTTTGAAACGATTGTTCGTGATCTTCTGTTAGAGAGAACTGATCATAGTCTTGAGCTGTACGAGGGTAGCGGCTCAAACTGGAGATTAACGAAAAAGGGAACCCCTGGTAATCTTGGCAGCTTTGAAGATATTCTGTTTGCCAATCATGATATGCAGGACTCTCCAGTTATTGTTGCTTTACTTCCGAACTTTCGTGATAATGGGTGCACTGTTGGTTTGGCTTATGTTGATTTAGCGAAACGGGTACTTGGAATTGCTGAATTTCTTGATGATAACCATTTTACAAATGTTGAATCTGCTTTAGTTGCTTTGGGCTGCAAAGAATGTATACTTCCAACTGAGGTTATAAAATCAAGTGAGTGTAAACCGTTGTGTGATGCAATGTTGAAATGTGGTGTGATGGTAATTGAGAGAAAAAAAGTCGAGTTTAAAGGACGGGATTTAGCACAGGATCTTGGTAGGCTAGTCAAAGGTTCAAGTGAACCTGTTCGTGATCTAGTTTCGGCGTTTGAAATTGCATCTGGGGCTTTAGGTGTGTTACTGTCGTATGCTGAGTTACTTTCTGATGAAAACAACTATGGGAACTATAGTATGAACCAGTATAATATTAACAAGTTTATGAGATTAGACTCTGCTGCTATGAGGGCATTAAATGTGATGGAGAGTAAAACAGATGCAAATAAAAACTTTAGCTTGTTTGGTCTCATGAATAGAACGTGTACATCTGGCATGGGTAGAAGGTTACTACACATGTGGCTAAAGCAACCTTTGTTAGATGTTACGGAGATAAATGTACGGTTAGATTTAGTACATGCTTTTGTGGAGGATACTGCTTTACGTCAAGACCTGAGGCAGCACTTGAAGAGGATATGTGATATTGAGCGAATGATGCGAAATATCGAGAAGCGGAGGGCTAGTTTGCTGCATATTGTCAAGCTTTATCAG TCAAGCATCAGACTTCCATACATTAAAAGTGCTATGGAACGATACGATGGTCAGTTTGCATCACTTGTTAAGGAAAGATACATGGATCAACTTAATGATTTGACTGATGATAATCACCTCAGTAAGTTTATTGGTCTCGTGGAGGTTTCTGTCGACCTTGAACAACTCGAGAATGGTGAATACATGATTTCACCTGGTTACGACTCTCAGTTGTCAGATCTAAAAGACGAGCAAGAGTCACTAGAACAACAAATACATGATTTGCATAAAAAAACTGCCGAAGATCTTGATCTACCTGTTGACAAGGCTTTAAAACTAGACAAGGGTACACAATATGGACATGTTTTTAGAATCACAAAGAAAGAAGAACCTAAAGTAAGGACGAAGCTCAATTCCCGCTTTATTGTTCTTGAAACGCGAAAAGATGGCGTAAAATTTACAAATACGAACCTCAAGAAATTAGGCGACCAGTATTTGAAGGTACTGGAGGATTATAAGAGTTGTCAGAAGGAGCTGGTAGCCAGAGTTGTTGCAACTGCAGCTACTTTTTCTGAG GTTTTTGAGGGTCTGGCGTCATTGCTGTCAGAGTTGGATGTCTTGCTTAGTTTTGCTGACCTGGCAGCCAGCAGTCCCACCCCTTATACAAGACCAGAAATCACAACAGGG GAAACAGGAGATATTGTATTAGAAGGAAGTAGACACCCATGTGTGGAAGCTCAAGACTGGGTGAACTTTATACCAAATGATTGCAAACTT GTTAGGGGAGAGAGTTGGTTTCAAATTATCACAGGGCCTAACATGGGTGGAAAATCCACATTTATACGTCAG GTTGGTGTGAACATTCTTATGGCACAAGTGGGTTGTTTTGTTCCTTGTGACAAAGCTAGCATTTCTGTTCGTGACTGTATTTTTGCCCGTGTTGGTGCTGGTGACTGTCAG TTACGTGGAGTGTCTACGTTTATGCAAGAAATGCTCGAGACAGCGTCAATTTTGAAAGGTGCAACTGATAAGTCACTGATTATTATTGATGAGTTGGGTCGTGGAACTTCGACTTATGACGGATTTG GTTTAGCTTGGGCTATTTGTGAGCACTTGGTTGAAGTGATTAAAGCACCTACTTTGTTTGCTACTCATTTTCATGAGTTGACTGCATTAGCTCATGCCAATTCTGGTCAACTTTCTGGTATATCAAATTACCATGTCAGTGCACACATCGACTCCTCAAGCCGAAAACTAACAATGCTTTACAAG GTTGAACCAGGGGCTTGTGATCAAAGTTTTGGAATCCATGTTGCCGAGTTTGCAAACTTTCCAGAAAGCGTCGTTTCTCTTGCTAGAGAAAAAGCTGCCGAATTGGAGGATTTTTCACCTGTTTCGATTGTATCAAATGAGGCTGAACAAGAG GTTGGTTGTAAGCGTAAGAAACCATCTGAACCGGACGACATGGCCATAGGTGCTTCCCGGGCTCGCCAGTTCTTAAAAGACTTTACTGAACTACCACTTGACAAAATGGAGTTTAAGCAGGCTTTGCAAGAGCTTAAAAGGTTAAAAAATGAGTTGCAGAATGATTCCACCAACTGTAAATGGCTCCAGCAATTCCTTTAG
- the LOC139848633 gene encoding replication protein A 70 kDa DNA-binding subunit B-like, with the protein MSRSNKIISVQSIDGRQVNFQLKVKVVRVIKKVGHGFDAGKPVMELIVSDDMGHKVVVNIRNALLSKFDELIKEWGNYCMSYPVVVDSPICYRSKHVKHEYKLMFTKKTSVFEIPTNQWNGNSGLTFIPFEHLIENELAVGVSAGFKNSGELKNKYINLQLKDLVGLEVDATLWGQFAVDFEHHIKNVSDDSSVILIIQFGVTKNHNQKLAVSTDWNYTNVVVDKNHPRIDEFIKRLNEIHSTDDSVGSLAPSMSIMPPRDRNPKSWFKDAKHLGLNQLNPTMKGIYIVEATINTILPDDLWYYIACKKCNKSAKPVTPNYDLTLDIDQQLALERKCFDCRDKPEPIIRFKVPIRVENPSGTASFTVFETVVKKFVTKTAYDLMKELSEDDDYPEQLEALLEKTLLFKIEVDHRIEVVDAEPSSSTLTSSVNCASNASTNGIRTIDLSEETCLSPPLKKIKQELLATPGSVKSSTSKVKWSNCFEKQP; encoded by the exons ATGTCAAGATCAAACAAGATCATCTCTGTTCAATCTATTGACGGACGACAAGTTAATTTCCAACTAAAAGTTAAAGTCGTTCGAGTTATCAAAAAGGTTGGTCACGGATTTGACGCTGGCAAACCCGTTATGGAGCTCATAGTCTCTGATGATATG GGCCATAAGGTTGTCGTCAACATCCGTAACGCCCTGCTCTCAAAGTTTGATGAACTCATCAAAGAATGGGGCAATTATTGTATGTCCTACCCTGTTGTTGTTGACAGTCCCATTTGTTACCGATCCAAACATGTGAAACATGAGTACAAACTCATGTTTACTAAAAAAACCTCTGTGTTTGAAATACCCACTAACCAATGGAATGGGAATAGTGGCTTGACTTTCATTCCTTTTGAGCATTTGATCGAGAATGAGCTTGCAGTTGGAGTTTCTGCAG GTTTCAAAAACAGTGGTGAATTAAAGAACAAGTACATCAATCTACAACTCAAGGATTTAGT TGGATTGGAAGTCGATGCAACTCTGTGGGGACAATTCGCCGTTGATTTCGAACACCATATCAAAAATGTCTCTGACGATTCTTCTGTCATCTTGATCATTCAGTTTGGAGTCACCAAAAACCATAACC AAAAGCTTGCCGTGTCTACCGACTGGAATTACACCAACGTAGTTGTTGACAAAAATCATCCGCGGATTGATGAGTTCATTAAGCg CCTCAATGAGATCCATTCTACTGACGATTCAGTTGGTTCCTTAGCTCCTTCCATGTCAATTATGCCACCTCGTGATCGGAATCCTAAATCTTGGTTTAAAGATGCAAAGCATCTTGGTTTAAATCAGCTAAACCCGACCATG AAAGGTATCTACATTGTTGAAGCCACAATCAACACCATTCTTCCCGACGATCTTTGGTATTACATTGCCTGCAAAAAATGTAATAAGAGTGCAAAACCTGTTACCCCAAACTATGATCTTACATTGGACATTGATCAGCAATTAGCTTTGGAGCGCAAGTGTTTCGATTGTAGAGATAAGCCGGAACCTATCATCAG GTTTAAAGTGCCAATCCGTGTAGAAAATCCATCTGGCACAGCCTCTTTTACAGTATTTGAAACGGTTGTCAAGAAGTTCGTCACCAAAACAGCATATGATTTAATGAAGGAGTTGTCTGAAGATGATGATTATCCGGAACAGTTGGAAGCTTTGTTAGAAAAGACCCTTCTTTTTAAGATAGAG gtTGATCATCGAATTGAAGTTGTTGATGCAGAACCATCATCTTCGACACTGACTTCTTCAGTTAAT TGTGCTTCAAATGCATCAACTAATGGTATTCGAACAATAGATCTGAGTGAAGAAACGTGTTTGAGCCCGCCGCTCAAAAAAATTAAACAAGAATTGTTAGCAACTCCAGGATCTGTTAAGTCTTCCACTTCCAAGGTAAAATGGTCCAATTGTTTTGAGAAACAACCCTAA
- the LOC139848634 gene encoding uncharacterized protein: MWRILSFDIHHHSPSIIRLPFHLEGEQQIIFDEDEVEKPSINTSIFLEWMKCNVVNQEARSLTYVDFPTKFIWDKSNRVWRLRKNKTGVIGRIHHVAPASGDLFYLRILLNKVKGPTSYQDIRTVDGILFDNFKDACYHLGLLDDDKEYIEAIKEAFFGEGGHFVRNLFAQLLLNNTMSRPKDVFDQKFEFLSVDVVHPNRPGTQIGIELLKDLTLQEIERLLQGNGSSLRSFSSMPVPSYNTRNISENHLIIDELSYDKSTLEVEHSHFITKLTTEQKDAYHKIIKSVEEGMGAVFFLYGYGGTGKTFLWKTLTAALKSQGEIILNVATSGIAALLLSGGRTAHSRFRIPLQLTDESFCTITLDSNLAELIRRAKIIIWDEAPMVNRMCVEALDRSMRDICRRINPQSMDTLFGGKIVVFGGDFRQIL, encoded by the exons ATGTGGAGAATTTTATCATTCGATATACATCATCATAGCCCGTCAATTATAAGACTACCGTTCCATTTGGAGGGAGAACAACaaataatttttgatgaagatgaagtaGAAAAACCATCTATAAATACATCAATATTTCTTGAATGGATGAAGTGTAATGTTGTCAACCAAGAAGCACGTTCGTTGACTTATGTTGATTTTCCAACAAAGTTCATTTGGGACAAAAGCAACAGGGTTTGGAGGTTGCGCAAAAATAAAACCGGTGTAATTGGACGGATTCATCATGTCGCACCAGCTTCTGGTGATCTTTTTTATCTTAGAATTCTACTAAACAAAGTTAAAGGTCCAACTTCGTATCAAGATATCCGGACGGTAGATGGTATCCTATTTGATAACTTCAAAGATGCTTGCTACCATTTAGGTTTATTGGATGATGATAAGGAGTATATAGAAGCTATTAAAGAGGCTTTTTTTGGCGAGGGTGGACATTTCGTTAGAAATTTATTCGCACAACTACTGTTAAATAACACTATGAGTCGTCCGAAAGATGTATTTGACCAAAAATTTGAATTTTTGTCGGTAGATGTCGTTCATCCAAACAGACCAG GAACACAGATTGGGATCGAACTTTTGAAAGATTTGACTTTACAAGAGATCGAAAGATTACTTCAGGGTAATGGTAGTTCATTGAGAAGTTTTAGTTCCATGCCTGTCCCATCATATAATACAAGGAATATTTCTGAAAACCATCTTATTATAGATGAGCTCTCATACGACAAAAGTACACTTGAAGTTGAACATTCGCATTTCATTACCAAGTTAACAACCGAACAAAAGGATGCATATCATAAGATAATCAAATCTGTTGAAGAAGGTATGGGAGCTGTGTTCTTTCTGTATGGGTATGGTGGTACCGGGAAAACATTTCTATGGAAAACACTAACGGCTGCATTAAAAAGTCAAGGAGAAATTATTTTAAATGTTGCGACAAGTGGCATTGCAGCTTTATTGTTATCTGGAGGTCGGACCGCTCATTCACGTTTTAGAATACCACTACAACTGACAGATGAGTCCTTTTGTACGATTACTCTGGACAGTAATTTGGCAGAGCTCATTAGGAGGGCAAAAATTATTATTTGGGATGAGGCCCCCATGGTGAACAGAATGTGTGTTGAAGCATTGGATCGATCTATGCGTGATATATGCCGTCGAATTAATCCTCAGAGCATGGATACTCTATTTGGGGGTAAAATTGTTGTGTTTGGTGGTGATTTTCGAcaaatattgtga
- the LOC139848635 gene encoding uncharacterized protein, producing MNDVFVQRDLKGSSQILPVIQKGTRQDIVAASLNSSYLWNHVTVLKLTVNMRLGGIATSSTDADTRKFAEWILDIGNGNVGESEDGVFDIEVPEDLLITDSVDPIGSMISTVYPKYLLNLSNPQYYQQRAILAPTHEVVDIINDRMMHCLEGEERSYLSSDSICASQSDTDFNSELYNIDFLNSIEVGGLPKHNLRLKVGVPVMLLRNVDQAGGHNLSTLQEPIRSHHDLDNKPFNSSNLIINSKS from the exons atgaatgatgtattcgtccaaagagaTTTGAAAGGATCGTCACAAATATTACCTGTCATTCAAAAGGGTACAAGACAAGATATAGTTGCTGCATCACTCAATTCCTCCTATTTATGGAATCATGTTACTGTTTTGAAACTTACAGTTAACATGAGATTGGGTGGAATTGCAACATCTTCAACTGATGCCGATACTAGAAAGTTTGCTGAATGGATACTAGACATAGGCAATGGGAATGTCGGTGAATCTGAAGACGGGGTTTTTGATATTGAGGTTCCAGAAGATCTTTTGATAACTGATTCTGTTGATCCAATTGGTTCTATGATCTCAACTGTTTATCCAAAATATCTTCTTAATCTTTCCAATCCACAATATTATCAACAACGTGCTATTCTTGCTCCAACTCATGAAGTTGTGGACATCATTAATGATAGAATGATGCATTGTTTGGAAGGTGAAGAAAGGTCCTATTTGAGCTCGGATAGTATATGTGCGTCACAAAGCGACACTGACTTCAATAGTGAACTATACAATATTGATTTTTTAAATAGTATTGAAGTTGGTGGATTACCAAAGCACAATCTAAGGCTGAAAGTTGGTGTGCCAGTTATGTTGCTTCGAAATGTCGATCAAGCTGGAG GTCACAACTTATCAACCCTACAAGAACCCATTCGATCACATCATGATCTCGACAATAAACCATTCAATTCTTCAAACCTTATTATCAATTCCAAATCATAA